In the genome of Candoia aspera isolate rCanAsp1 chromosome 1, rCanAsp1.hap2, whole genome shotgun sequence, one region contains:
- the TRAPPC6B gene encoding trafficking protein particle complex subunit 6B, whose amino-acid sequence MNKSEMADEALFLLLHNEMVSGLYRAAEQGDGENGRCITKLENMGFRVGQGLIERFTKDTARFKDELDIMKFICKDFWTTVFKKQIDNLRTNHQGIYVLQDNKFRLLTQMSAGKQYLEHAPKYLAFTCGLIRGALSNLGIKSIVTAEVSTMPACKFQVMIQKI is encoded by the exons ATGAACAAGTCGGAGATGGCGGACGAAGCTCTCTTCCTCTTGTTACACAACGAAATGGTGTCCGGGCTGTACCGCGCTGCCGAGCAAGGCGATGGG GAAAATGGGCGTTGTATTACAAAATTGGAAAACATGGGGTTTAGAGTAGGACAAGGATTAATTGAAAG GTTCACCAAAGATACTGCCCGATTCAAGGATGAATTAGATATAATGAAATTTATCTGCAAAGATTTTTGGACTACTGTATTCAAAAAACAAATTGATAATCTCAGGACCAACCATCAG GGTATCTACGTACTTCAGGATAACAAATTTCGTCTTTTGACtcaaatgtctgcaggaaagcaATATTTGGAACATGCACCTAAG TATTTGGCATTTACGTGTGGACTAATTAGAGGTGCTTTATCAAATTTGGGAATAAAGAGTATTGTGACAGCTGAAGTTTCAACAATGCCTGCAT